One Oryza sativa Japonica Group chromosome 8, ASM3414082v1 DNA window includes the following coding sequences:
- the LOC107276060 gene encoding L-type lectin-domain containing receptor kinase IX.1, producing MAVFSLITCAADLVIFFSVCYIQPPAHFAALSFNYPTFASSHNQYIEIEGNASVSVGYIDISANSVGNNVGRVFHKPPVQLWDAATGEVASFTTRFSFNIIPGNRSKKGDGMTFFLTSYPSRLPEGDAGGQNLGLTNQTVGVSTGENRFVAVEFDTFVNPFDPNATNDHIGIDVNSVVSVTNESLPNFSLIGNMTATVDYNNNSRILSVKLWINGSTTPYTLSSMVDLKRALPENVTIGFSASIGSAYEQHQLTSWYFKSTSSFEQKLAAEVASPPPPSSPSPPPTSRRGGVVAGATVGVVMFVILLFTMVQVLVRRRQSKKRREAQDGSWHGSDDDDDGELIMEIEMGTGPRRFPYHKLVDATKSFAPEEKLGQGGFGAVYRGYLRELGLAVAIKRFAKNSSKQGRKEYKSEIKVISRLRHRNLVQLIGWCHGRTELLLVYELFPNRSLDVHLHGNGTFLTWPMRINIVHGLGSALLYLHEEWDQCVVHRDIKPSNVMLDESFNAKLGDFGLARLIDHAVGIQTMTHPSGTPGYLDPECVITGKASAESDVYSFGIVLLEVACGRRPISLQDTQNNCLFRLVEWVWDLYGQGAVLKAADERLNNEYDTTSMECVMAVGLWCAHPDRCARPSIRAVMAVLQSNGPLPVLPAKMPVPTYAPPMEVCKFSHS from the exons atggccgtcTTTTCGTTGATCACTTGTGCTGCCGACCtcgtcatcttcttctccgTCTGCTACATTCAGCCTCCGGCTCATTTCGCCGCCTTGTCCTTCAACTACCCCACCTTCGCCTCCTCACACAACCAGTACATCGAAATTGAAGGCAATGCCTCTGTCAGCGTCGGGTATATCGACATCAGTGCGAACAGTGTGGGCAACAACGTCGGACGGGTGTTCCACAAACCGCCAGTGCAGCTCTGggacgccgccaccggcgaggtGGCCAGCTTCACCACGCGCTTCTCCTTCAACATCATCCCGGGAAATAGAAGCAAAAAGGGCGATGGGATGACCTTCTTCCTCACCAGCTACCCATCGAGGTTACCAGAGGGCGACGCCGGTGGCCAAAACCTCGGCCTAACGAACCAGACGGTCGGCGTCTCGACCGGCGAGAACCGGTTCGTTGCCGTCGAGTTCGACACCTTCGTCAACCCCTTCGACCCCAACGCAACCAACGACCACATCGGCATCGACGTCAACTCCGTCGTATCTGTGACGAACGAGTCCCTACCAAACTTCAGCCTCATCGGGAACATGACCGCCACCGTCGACTACAACAACAATTCGAGAATACTGTCAGTTAAGCTATGGATAAATGGCTCGACGACGCCTTACACCCTTAGCTCCATGGTTGATCTCAAGAGAGCCTTGCCGGAGAACGTCACCATCGGCTTCTCGGCATCAATTGGCTCAGCCTATGAGCAGCATCAGCTGACTTCTTGGTACTTCAAGTCGACTTCGTCGTTCGAGCAGAAGCTGGCAGCAGAAGTAgcatctccaccgccgccgtcgtcaccgtcaCCACCACCGACTTCCAGACGTGGCGGAGTTGTAGCGGGAGCCACAGTTGGCGTGGTAATGTTCGTCATACTCCTCTTCACCATGGTACAAGTCCTTGTACGACGGCGTCAgagcaagaaaagaagggaggcacAGGATGGAAGCTGGCACGgcagtgacgacgacgacgacggcgagctcatCATGGAGATCGAGATGGGGACGGGACCAAGGCGGTTCCCGTACCACAAGCTCGTCGACGCTACGAAGAGCTTTGCGCCGGAGGAGAAGCTTGGGCAAGGCGGTTTCGGTGCAGTGTATCGGGGCTACCTCAGAGAGCttggcctcgccgtcgccataaAGAGGTTTGCCAAAAATTCCTCTAAGCAAGGGAGGAAGGAGTACAAGTCAGAGATCAAGGTAATAAGCCGGCTACGCCACCGCAATCTGGTGCAGCTCATTGGCTGGTGCCATGGCCGCACCGAGCTGCTCCTCGTCTACGAGCTATTCCCCAACCGTAGCCTCGACGTCCATCTCCACGGCAATGGCACCTTCCTCACATGGCCAATGAG GATCAATATTGTTCATGGACTCGGATCTGCACTACTCTACCTACATGAGGAGTGGGATCAATGTGTAGTGCACCGTGACATCAAGCCGAGCAACGTCATGCTAGATGAATCCTTCAACGCGAAGCTAGGCGATTTCGGCCTTGCAAGGCTTATTGACCATGCTGTTGGGATACAAACAATGACCCATCCCTCAGGGACGCCAGGCTATCTTGATCCTGAATGCGTGATCACCGGCAAAGCAAGCGCCGAGTCCGATGTTTATAGTTTTGGCATTGTTCTATTGGAAGTGGCATGCGGGAGAAGACCAATTAGCTTACAGGACACCCAAAACAATTGCCTCTTCCGACTGGTGGAATGGGTGTGGGATCTGTACGGCCAAGGAGCCGTTCTCAAGGCAGCCGACGAGCGGCTCAACAATGAATACGACACAACTAGCATGGAGTGTGTCATGGCCGTTGGACTTTGGTGTGCACATCCAGACCGATGTGCACGTCCGTCTATCAGAGCTGTCATGGCAGTTCTCCAATCCAATGGACCACTACCCGTGTTACCAGCTAAGATGCCCGTGCCAACATATGCACCGCCGATGG AGGTTTGCAAGTTTTCTCACTCATAG